CATCGATTCACGCACTCGCCAGGGCCGCGGATTGCCGCGGTTGAAGTTCATGGGAGCAttcgcgattttttttccaccgtGACCGTGGCTCAGGGCGCCTCTCAATGATAGCATCTGATAATGGTTCCCGTCACCTCGGGCCGCGAATTAAAACGATTTTCTCATTCGCCAGAGGGCCGGGCCCGATGATGATAGGTTGCGAGGcagctggcgctggcgtttGAACCAGTTCTACGCTCGCCGAAGGGAATAGCTCGCTTACCTTCTCCTCCGCGCGTGTGACCTATGGCTTataatgttttcctttttattccaaaaacacaaataatacGCATCAGGACCAACGGGGTAGGGCTATGTATTTCGTAATTTGTCTCATTATCCGCAAGGGTTTTGTGTCCTCGGGGACGGGGTCACCAGCCGGACACTAGTTCCGTATGTTGGCAGCTATGATCGCCAGTTCATCGCGGAGCGTCACGTTTTTTCCTCTTGCGTAAGGTGGCATCATGTTTACGTGCAGGAAATAGAGTCCGCGTGTCCTGCGGAGTAATGGAAACCGATCGTAAGTTAGAGCGCTGGAGTAGAGTAGAGAGGAAGCGCATGAGTTTCGTTAGGGGCTACCGGTCTCGCAGGTTAGTCGCACTGCCTAGGTCATGGACCGGTCTTACGTAATCCACTGAGGAGGAGAAGGACTTAAGATTAAGCAACGCAACGCCAACTTGCGGTGCGCGCGTAATGAGACTCCAGGTCCCCGTTTGCCCGGTACCGTCGGAATGCGGGGACGATTTATGTGACAACTTGGCAACTTGTTGCCCACCCGGCTTCGCGCTTCGTGAGCACGGTGATGATCTTGGCGAGCGTTGCCATGGAACTATCTCGATGCCCTCGTTGAACGATAAGGCGCGCGCGGGGCGGATCGGGGCGATGTTATTGTGGAAAGCCCGCCAGGAGGAGTTGAAATTACTTTTACTTTCCACCACGCGCACCAGATGATGTGGTCCGCTCGTTGTGGCCACTGCGGGTTGCCGATAGACAGACGCTACTTACGTGTtgggtgtgtgcgcgcccatAATGGCCAGCTGCTGGTTCGGGCCGCCTCCTCGGCAAATGCCCAACATGTACAGGTACCAGTGGGCACAGCGGTACCCGTAGAAGCCAACGTCGGTCCCGATCGACTCAGCGTAGTACTCCGGCGCCCGGTTGTGGTTGCACTCGCCCGCCGTCATCATGGTGGCCATGTTGCAGCCGGGCTGCTCCACACCGCCGTTCACGTAGAAGTCGACGTGTCCGCTCGGATGCAGTATACCCCGCTGGAAGACGTCCGTGTGGATCACCTGCACGAACTCGGCATCGGACTGATCGAGCTTCTGGTCGTTCGGAGCGAACACAAACAGTGGCTTCGCCGGATCGAGCCCCGTTATGCGCCGCAGCTTGCCCGCCCGCAGGTAGTTGGCGATCATGCCGGAAGTTTGACCGCCGAGACTGAAGCCCA
The window above is part of the Anopheles cruzii unplaced genomic scaffold, idAnoCruzAS_RS32_06 scaffold00724_ctg1, whole genome shotgun sequence genome. Proteins encoded here:
- the LOC128276201 gene encoding lipase member H-A-like; the encoded protein is MTETEKTPTQLDMFNPATVMNAGFLRGRPLVVLIHGYTGHRDYAPNPTIRPAYLAHGEYNIISVDYGPLALEPCYLQAVRNLPTVANCTAQLLDFIIASRIVPLEDIHVVGFSLGGQTSGMIANYLRAGKLRRITGLDPAKPLFVFAPNDQKLDQSDAEFVQVIHTDVFQRGILHPSGHVDFYVNGGVEQPGCNMATMMTAGECNHNRAPEYYAESIGTDVGFYGYRCAHWYLYMLGICRGGGPNQQLAIMGAHTPNTTRGLYFLHVNMMPPYARGKNVTLRDELAIIAANIRN